In the Burkholderia contaminans genome, GCTCGTCGAATTCGTGCGGCGGCTGATCGGCGCGAACGACATCGACTACGATTCGCGCGTCGCGCAATCGGAGCTGCAGCACGCGGAGCGCAACCGTGCGATGGCGCACTTCATGGCGAGCTTCGGCAACATGCAGATGCCGCCCGACATCGTGATCGATGCGTATTGCCGCCAGTGCGCGATCACGATGAACTGCGTCGAGCTTGCGCGCGCGGCGCTGTTCCTGGCTAACGGCGGTGTCGCGCCGGTCACCGGCGAGCGGATCGTCGATTCGAGTTCCGCGAAGCGGCTGTCGGCGCTGATGCTGACCTGCGGCACCTACGATGCGGCGGGGGATTTCGTATATCGCGTCGGGCTGCCCGCGAAAAGCGGGGTCGGCGGCGGGATCGTCGCGGTGCTGCCGGGCGAGATGGCCGTGTGCGTGTGGGCGCCGGGGCTCGATGCGAACGGGAACTCGTTGGCGGGGACGCTGGCGCTGGAGTGGTTGACGACTTATTCGGGAAGGTCGATTTTTTGAGGTGACGGGGTTTGGGCGCACCTCACCTGGCGCCAGGCTGGCAGGTGAATATCGGCGCACCCAATGGAGAACTCGCCATTCGGCCGCAATCGCTCCCACAGAGACAGGCAGCAGTTCACACAATAAAACCACGAAAAATGAAAATACTCCTCGTCGCTTCACTGGGAATAGTATTGCTGGCTCAAACATCACCCGCCTTCGCGGATAGCGATAACGGGAAAAAGATCTTCCTGGCGAGATGTTCGATGTGCCACGGAGCAGATGCCCGAGGCACCGGGCCACTGGCCAATAAAAGCAACCCGCCCACGCCCGACCTCACGACGCCCGCCTTCAAAAAACGACTCAACGATTATCCGGGCGTGATTGTCTCGTCGGTCATCCTTCGCCCCAATGGGGACCTGATTCCGAAAACGTTGCGAGAGAACGGCGTGAAACTCCCGCCCCACTCCTGGACAGTCCAGGATTTCCGCGATTTGAATCAATACATGAGTGGCTTGATTTTAAAGAATTAAATATTTTGACGCGGGTTTATATTGCCGGCGTACCGGCCCGCTGGCGCTGGAGTGGTTGACGCCTTATTCGGGAAGGTCGATTTTTCGACGTGGAGCAGTCGAACATGCCTCTTCAAAGGCCGATTCGGCCGGCGCTCACGTCACGGTTCGCACGACACCCCCGGCAAACCCGTCAGCGACCGCGCTTCACGCGGGCCGCGGCCTTCCCGTCCTTCGAGACGGGATGACGATTGCCCAGGAGTTCGACCAGACGTGTCTCGCATTCGGAAAAGGCGTATCCGCGCCGCTGGGAGATCATGAACGTGAGCGAGCGCATGTGCCACGCGCGCCGTCGGAGTTCGACCAGCGCCCCCTTCGCGAGGTCTTCCTCGACCAGATGGCGCGGCATGTGCCCCCAGCACAAGCCTCCCCTGAGCAGATCGTGCTTCGCGCCGAGATCGTTCACCCACCACTGGCGTTCGCTGGCGACCCCTTGCTGGCTCTTTCCCGCATCGGGCTGATTGTCCGTTACGACGAGCTGGATATGCCGGCCGAATTCCTCCCGCGGGATCGGCCCCGCAAGTGCGGCCAGCGGATGCGATGGCGCACAGACGGTCACCATTTGCGCTTCGCATAAATGCTGCCGTTCGATGGTGCCCTGGCTCAACTCGGGCACGTCCATGATCGTGACCGCCAATGCGCACGTGCCGTCGAAAACCAGACGCTCGCCACCCTGCATGGTCGTCATGCGCAGATTGATTGCAGCGGTTGGAAAGTCCGCCTGCAGGATGCGCAGGCATTCAATCAGGTGCGCACGCGGAAAATAGGTATCCACGGCAATCGAGACCTGGGGCACCCCGGCTTCGGCAATGGCAACCGCGCGCATCTTCATTTCCTCGGTGCGCGAGATCACCCCCCGCGCATCCGGCAGAAGGCTGCGGCCTGCCGCCGTGAGCGTCGCCTTGCGCGTGTTGCGCTCGAACAGCACCACGTCGAAGGCACTCTCGAGCGCGCCGATCGCGTGACTGATTGCCGACTGTGCACGCCTCAGCTGCCGTGCAGCCCCGGAGAAGCTTCCCTGATCGCATACCGCGACAAAAGCCCGAAGTTGGTTGATGGTGACGTTGTCCAGCATATCTATCTAGAAAGTAGATGGTATCTATAGATATTCAGTCAATTGGATTCATGAATCAAGCGGTCCAGAATCATGTTCGTCACTTTCGTTTCCGAGGATGCAGGGCATGAACAGACTGAATGGAAAGACCGCAGTGATCACCGGCGGCGCTACCGGAATCGGCCGCGCCGCCGCAAGACGCTTCATCGACGAAGGCGCCTTCGTCTTCATCTTCGGCCGGCGGCAGGCAGCGCTCGACGCCGCCGTAGCCGACCTCGGGCCCCATGCCCGCGCGGTGCAGGGTTCGGTTTCCGATCCGGCAGATCTCGAGCGGCTCTACGCTGCGGTGAAGGCGGAGCGCGGAACCATCGACATCGTGTTCGCCAATGCCGGCGCAGGAAGCCCGCTTCCGCTCGGCAAGATCACCGCCGAACACATCGACGAAATCTTCGACACCAACGTGAAGGGTTCGATTTTCACGGTCCAGGCGGCGCTGCCGCTGATGGGCCAGGGCGGTTCAATCATCCTGACGGGATCGAGCGCCGGCACCACTGGAGCCGCGGGATTCACGGCATACAGCGCGAGCAAGGCAGCGGTGCGCAACCTCGCCCGGACCTGGGCGGAGGACCTGAAGGGCACCGGCATCCGCGTCAACGTGCTGTCGCCGGGGGCGACGGCGACCGAACTGGCCAAGGAGGCGCTGGGCGAGGAAGGCCAGAAGGCCTATGGGGCGATGACGCCGCTCCAGCGTATGGCCGATCCGGCGGAGATCGGGGCGGTGGCCGCCTTTCTTGCGTCGTCGGACAGCAGCTTCATGACCGCCAG is a window encoding:
- a CDS encoding cytochrome c; protein product: MKILLVASLGIVLLAQTSPAFADSDNGKKIFLARCSMCHGADARGTGPLANKSNPPTPDLTTPAFKKRLNDYPGVIVSSVILRPNGDLIPKTLRENGVKLPPHSWTVQDFRDLNQYMSGLILKN
- a CDS encoding LysR family transcriptional regulator codes for the protein MLDNVTINQLRAFVAVCDQGSFSGAARQLRRAQSAISHAIGALESAFDVVLFERNTRKATLTAAGRSLLPDARGVISRTEEMKMRAVAIAEAGVPQVSIAVDTYFPRAHLIECLRILQADFPTAAINLRMTTMQGGERLVFDGTCALAVTIMDVPELSQGTIERQHLCEAQMVTVCAPSHPLAALAGPIPREEFGRHIQLVVTDNQPDAGKSQQGVASERQWWVNDLGAKHDLLRGGLCWGHMPRHLVEEDLAKGALVELRRRAWHMRSLTFMISQRRGYAFSECETRLVELLGNRHPVSKDGKAAARVKRGR
- a CDS encoding glutaminase; this translates as MNYQTILERIHADLAPWIGQGRVADYIPELAKVPADKFGMAVVTLDGNVCTVGDAYERFSIQSISKLFACTLAFQLLGDELWERVGREPSGNAFNSLVQLESERGKPRNPFINAGALVVTDVLCRRFVKAETALVEFVRRLIGANDIDYDSRVAQSELQHAERNRAMAHFMASFGNMQMPPDIVIDAYCRQCAITMNCVELARAALFLANGGVAPVTGERIVDSSSAKRLSALMLTCGTYDAAGDFVYRVGLPAKSGVGGGIVAVLPGEMAVCVWAPGLDANGNSLAGTLALEWLTTYSGRSIF
- a CDS encoding SDR family NAD(P)-dependent oxidoreductase; this encodes MNRLNGKTAVITGGATGIGRAAARRFIDEGAFVFIFGRRQAALDAAVADLGPHARAVQGSVSDPADLERLYAAVKAERGTIDIVFANAGAGSPLPLGKITAEHIDEIFDTNVKGSIFTVQAALPLMGQGGSIILTGSSAGTTGAAGFTAYSASKAAVRNLARTWAEDLKGTGIRVNVLSPGATATELAKEALGEEGQKAYGAMTPLQRMADPAEIGAVAAFLASSDSSFMTASEVAVDGGLAQL